The following coding sequences are from one Chthonomonadales bacterium window:
- a CDS encoding SIS domain-containing protein produces the protein MAYMLSEIHEQPDWVARAVSSERANATALANAIRQRDIRFVVIAARGTSDNAATYAKYLLEIAAGIPVALAAPSVYTLYGADLRLANGLVVGISQSGRGTDVVEVLRASRDAGALTACITNSGDSPITEVSDHVLLCHAGEEHAVAATKTYTTALAVVALLSGLLGERAGLFADLERVGEAMRVALRLEERIAGIVDRYRYMGECAVLARGVNQATALEAALKMTETCYVVAKPYSGADFLHGPIAMVDAGFPCFLYAPDGHALSSQLELAARIRERDGEMVTVARSHEILDLATVPIEMPIDVDELLSPIVYILAGQLFAYYLSRTRGVDPDHPRGLTKVTLTR, from the coding sequence ATGGCCTACATGCTCAGTGAGATCCACGAGCAGCCCGACTGGGTTGCCCGCGCCGTGAGCTCGGAGCGCGCCAACGCGACGGCGCTGGCGAACGCGATCCGCCAACGCGATATCCGCTTCGTCGTCATCGCCGCGCGCGGCACCTCGGACAACGCAGCGACCTACGCCAAGTACCTGCTGGAGATCGCGGCGGGCATACCGGTTGCCCTGGCGGCCCCGTCGGTCTACACGCTCTACGGCGCGGACCTGCGCCTGGCCAATGGCCTGGTTGTGGGCATCTCCCAGTCAGGTCGCGGCACCGACGTGGTCGAGGTGCTGCGCGCGTCGCGCGATGCCGGCGCCCTCACGGCTTGCATCACGAACAGCGGCGACTCGCCCATCACCGAGGTGAGCGACCACGTGCTCCTCTGCCATGCGGGCGAGGAGCACGCCGTCGCGGCCACCAAGACCTACACGACCGCGCTTGCCGTGGTGGCGCTGCTGAGCGGACTGCTCGGCGAGAGGGCCGGCCTCTTCGCCGACCTCGAGCGCGTTGGCGAGGCGATGCGCGTGGCGCTCCGCCTTGAGGAGCGCATCGCGGGCATCGTGGATCGCTACCGCTACATGGGCGAGTGCGCGGTGCTGGCGCGCGGCGTCAACCAGGCGACAGCGCTCGAAGCCGCGCTGAAGATGACGGAGACCTGCTACGTCGTCGCCAAGCCGTACTCGGGGGCCGACTTCCTCCACGGCCCGATCGCCATGGTCGACGCGGGCTTCCCGTGCTTCCTCTATGCCCCGGACGGCCACGCCCTCTCCTCGCAGCTCGAGTTGGCGGCCAGGATCCGCGAGCGCGACGGCGAGATGGTGACGGTCGCGCGCTCGCACGAGATACTGGATCTGGCGACGGTGCCCATCGAGATGCCTATCGACGTGGACGAGTTGCTCAGTCCCATCGTATACATACTGGCCGGGCAGCTGTTTGCGTACTATCTTTCGCGCACGCGCGGCGTGGATCCGGACCACCCGCGCGGCCTGACGAAGGTGACGCTGACCCGGTAG
- the hisI gene encoding phosphoribosyl-AMP cyclohydrolase: MRIPGELKFDSAGLIPAVVQCDATGAVLMVGYMNHEAVKRTLASGHVTFWSRSRSEFWVKGETSGHTQELKAMYVDCDADCLLIRVEQTGPACHEGYRSCFFRRVEADGTSASVAAERLKTREEIYGQGR; the protein is encoded by the coding sequence ATGCGTATTCCCGGCGAGCTGAAGTTCGACAGCGCGGGCCTGATCCCCGCAGTAGTGCAGTGCGATGCCACGGGCGCCGTGCTGATGGTGGGATACATGAACCACGAGGCGGTTAAGCGCACGCTCGCGTCCGGGCACGTGACCTTCTGGAGCCGCTCGCGCTCCGAGTTCTGGGTGAAGGGGGAGACGTCGGGCCACACCCAGGAGCTCAAGGCGATGTACGTCGACTGCGACGCCGACTGCCTCCTGATTCGCGTCGAGCAGACCGGCCCCGCCTGCCACGAGGGCTACCGCTCCTGCTTCTTCCGGCGCGTCGAGGCCGATGGAACGAGCGCGTCGGTGGCCGCTGAGCGGCTGAAGACGCGCGAGGAGATCTACGGCCAGGGCCGATGA
- a CDS encoding peptidylprolyl isomerase — protein sequence MTVANRGDVTMELYPKAAPKTTARVVELARQGFYNGIRFHRVVDGFVVQAGDPKSKTDGVDVPYIGRSGSGKTIPFEKNNLPHVPGAVAMALNAPASDTADSQFFIDLADNATLNGDYCVFGKVTQGMDVVRSIKKGDAITSMTVQ from the coding sequence ATGACCGTGGCCAATCGGGGCGATGTCACGATGGAGCTCTACCCGAAGGCGGCGCCGAAGACCACTGCGCGCGTCGTTGAACTGGCCCGCCAGGGGTTCTACAACGGCATCCGATTCCATCGGGTGGTCGATGGCTTCGTCGTACAGGCCGGCGACCCCAAGAGCAAGACGGATGGCGTCGACGTGCCGTACATCGGCCGCAGCGGATCCGGAAAGACCATCCCGTTCGAGAAGAACAACCTTCCGCACGTGCCGGGGGCGGTAGCGATGGCCCTGAACGCACCCGCGAGCGACACCGCCGACAGCCAGTTCTTCATCGACCTGGCCGACAACGCCACTCTTAACGGCGACTACTGCGTGTTCGGCAAGGTGACGCAGGGAATGGACGTCGTGAGGTCAATCAAGAAGGGCGATGCGATCACGTCCATGACGGTTCAGTGA
- a CDS encoding DUF3866 family protein, which produces MFGRVRGIVECITDERPGAQELVVRVADQLRPAVAYPTLSGRAAPGDRVCLNTWAAEMGLGTGGVDFVTEVSAPPGPADPPGHIMKLRYTPLQVPVLAAEAPESPHHAAIRDFRSLDMTPVVCAELHSQIAGIAAAAKWETGGAARVVYVMTDGAALPLGFSRLVATLRARELLDAVVTSGQAFGGDYEAVNLYSALAVARTAARADIIVVCQGPGNTGTETSLGFSGLEQGVALNAAATLEGTAIAVVRLSFADPRPRHIGLSHHTRAVLERIALCAALVPIPRLPDPEQRHLRQALEAGDLADRHEFVTIDAARGLDALISEGIQVTTMGRGIGEERAFFLASAAAGLLAGQWHASLRAGAEPPRPPTEGAQP; this is translated from the coding sequence GTGTTCGGGCGTGTTCGCGGGATCGTGGAGTGCATCACCGACGAGAGGCCGGGCGCGCAGGAGCTCGTGGTGCGTGTTGCCGACCAGCTTCGGCCGGCCGTCGCCTACCCGACGCTCTCCGGTCGGGCGGCTCCGGGCGACCGCGTGTGCCTGAACACCTGGGCAGCCGAGATGGGCCTGGGCACCGGCGGGGTCGACTTCGTGACCGAGGTCTCGGCGCCGCCAGGGCCCGCCGACCCGCCCGGGCACATCATGAAGCTCCGCTACACGCCGCTGCAGGTGCCCGTGCTCGCGGCGGAGGCGCCCGAGAGTCCCCATCACGCCGCGATCCGCGACTTCCGCTCCCTGGACATGACGCCCGTTGTCTGCGCGGAGCTGCACAGTCAGATCGCCGGAATTGCGGCCGCCGCCAAGTGGGAGACGGGCGGCGCCGCCCGCGTCGTCTACGTCATGACCGATGGCGCCGCGCTGCCGCTCGGCTTCAGCCGCCTGGTCGCCACCCTGCGCGCCCGCGAGCTTCTCGACGCCGTGGTGACCAGCGGCCAGGCGTTCGGAGGCGACTATGAGGCCGTCAACCTCTACTCGGCGCTCGCCGTGGCCCGGACGGCGGCCCGTGCCGACATCATCGTCGTGTGCCAGGGACCGGGCAACACCGGGACCGAGACGTCGCTCGGCTTCTCGGGCCTGGAGCAGGGCGTCGCGCTGAACGCGGCCGCCACGCTCGAGGGCACGGCCATCGCGGTGGTGCGGCTGAGCTTCGCCGACCCGCGGCCGCGCCACATCGGCCTCAGCCACCACACGCGCGCGGTGCTCGAGCGCATCGCCCTGTGCGCCGCGCTCGTGCCGATCCCGCGGCTTCCTGACCCCGAGCAACGCCATCTGCGCCAGGCGCTGGAGGCCGGCGACCTCGCCGACCGGCACGAGTTCGTAACCATCGACGCCGCGAGAGGGCTCGATGCGCTCATCAGCGAGGGGATTCAGGTGACCACGATGGGCCGGGGCATTGGCGAGGAGCGCGCCTTCTTCCTGGCGTCGGCAGCCGCCGGGCTGCTCGCCGGGCAGTGGCACGCCAGCCTGCGAGCCGGCGCCGAGCCGCCGCGCCCCCCAACGGAAGGAGCGCAGCCATGA
- a CDS encoding NUDIX hydrolase: MSRPEPIGSRYVYRGRVVTLRLDTLRTIDGREIVREVVEHRGAVAIVPRLDAGTILLVRQFRPAVGEWLLEIPAGTLESDEEADACAARELEEEIGYRPGRLRRMFTQYMAPGYSSERLHAYVADDLEPAKGEADEDEEIQVVPVAAADVERRIMAGDIRDAKSIAALLVALRVP; encoded by the coding sequence ATGAGCCGGCCGGAGCCGATCGGCAGCCGCTACGTCTACCGCGGCCGCGTCGTCACGCTGCGCCTCGACACGCTGCGTACGATCGATGGGCGCGAGATCGTGCGCGAGGTCGTGGAGCATCGCGGCGCTGTCGCGATCGTTCCCCGCCTCGACGCCGGCACGATCCTTCTGGTCCGGCAGTTTCGTCCGGCCGTGGGCGAGTGGCTCCTGGAGATACCCGCAGGCACGCTGGAGAGCGACGAGGAGGCGGACGCGTGCGCGGCGCGCGAGCTTGAAGAGGAGATCGGCTATCGACCCGGTCGACTGCGGAGGATGTTCACCCAGTACATGGCTCCCGGGTACTCCAGCGAGCGGTTGCACGCCTACGTGGCGGACGACCTGGAGCCTGCGAAGGGGGAGGCCGATGAGGACGAGGAGATCCAGGTCGTGCCCGTCGCGGCGGCGGATGTGGAGCGACGCATCATGGCCGGCGACATCCGCGACGCCAAGAGCATCGCCGCGCTCCTGGTGGCCCTTCGCGTGCCGTAG
- a CDS encoding peptidylprolyl isomerase, with the protein MRLWVRTAATLAALCLVGAALAVPKAPPAPKVEITVAHRGKVTIALFPKDAPKTVAHFLGLVRKGFYDGIVVHRVEPGFVVQAGDPQTKTRPFTDPAIGSGGSGRNIPFERSAKPHEIGTVAMALSAPRSATGDSQWFINLAPNHQLDGDYCVFGKVTKGMDVVRKIKPGDRIVRARVLRK; encoded by the coding sequence ATGAGGTTGTGGGTTCGCACGGCGGCGACACTCGCCGCGCTGTGCCTGGTGGGGGCCGCGTTGGCCGTGCCGAAGGCGCCTCCCGCGCCGAAGGTGGAGATCACGGTCGCCCACCGAGGAAAGGTGACGATCGCGCTCTTCCCGAAGGACGCGCCGAAGACGGTGGCGCACTTCCTCGGCCTGGTGAGGAAGGGGTTCTATGACGGCATCGTCGTGCACCGGGTCGAGCCCGGTTTCGTCGTGCAGGCCGGCGACCCCCAGACGAAGACGCGTCCGTTCACCGACCCCGCCATCGGATCCGGCGGCTCCGGCCGGAACATCCCGTTCGAGAGGAGCGCGAAGCCGCACGAGATCGGTACCGTTGCGATGGCGCTCTCCGCCCCGCGCAGCGCCACCGGCGACAGCCAGTGGTTCATCAATCTTGCGCCGAACCACCAACTCGACGGCGACTACTGCGTGTTTGGCAAGGTGACGAAGGGGATGGATGTGGTCCGAAAGATCAAGCCCGGCGACAGGATCGTTCGGGCTCGTGTCCTGAGGAAGTAG
- a CDS encoding DUF1559 domain-containing protein, whose product MAPWRWSVPKRRAFTLIEILVIIAIIAILAGLLFPVVASSRASARRTGCISNLRQIGLALRMYRDDTDALPLRLSAIEAAYVREPRVFVCPSDGARGLHEGNPRMEGTLFLPTGVSYDYVPMWRMAHDLGWWDEPPNFGEGRWGDLTPVADCQWHWATTFNATWAANQAGSRGWQMILTMGGSVRRVRVEEPVESFTPDRYR is encoded by the coding sequence CTGGCGCCCTGGAGGTGGAGCGTGCCGAAAAGACGGGCGTTCACACTGATCGAGATTCTGGTGATTATCGCCATCATTGCTATCCTCGCGGGGCTCCTCTTCCCGGTCGTCGCCTCGTCGCGCGCGAGCGCGCGCCGGACCGGATGCATCTCGAACCTGCGCCAGATCGGCCTCGCCCTGCGCATGTACCGCGACGACACGGACGCCCTGCCCCTTCGCCTCTCGGCCATCGAGGCGGCCTACGTGCGCGAGCCGCGGGTGTTCGTCTGCCCGAGCGACGGCGCTCGCGGCCTGCACGAGGGCAACCCGCGCATGGAGGGCACCCTCTTTCTGCCCACCGGCGTAAGCTACGACTACGTGCCGATGTGGCGGATGGCGCACGACCTCGGGTGGTGGGATGAGCCGCCAAACTTCGGTGAGGGGCGCTGGGGCGATCTCACGCCCGTGGCCGACTGCCAGTGGCACTGGGCGACGACGTTCAACGCCACGTGGGCGGCCAACCAGGCCGGCTCGCGCGGCTGGCAGATGATCCTGACGATGGGTGGCTCTGTGCGCAGGGTGCGCGTCGAGGAGCCGGTCGAGTCCTTCACGCCGGACCGGTACCGCTAG
- the hisF gene encoding imidazole glycerol phosphate synthase subunit HisF: MLAHRVIACLDVREGRVVKGVNFLALRDAGDPVELAARYDRMGADELVLLDITASHERRDVILEVVERVAEQVFIPFTVGGGIRTTDDFRRILSAGADKVSVNTAAVERPDLITEAAERFGSQCVVIAIDPKSVGTHSDGTPRWEVFTHGGRTPTGLDAVEWARRAEKLGAGEILLTSMDRDGTQAGFDIPLTRAVARGVSIPVIASGGAGSPDHCAEAILDGCADAALVASIVHDGVCTVADIKASIRRHGLPAR; the protein is encoded by the coding sequence ATGCTTGCGCACCGTGTGATCGCCTGTCTGGACGTTCGCGAGGGTCGTGTCGTCAAGGGAGTTAACTTCCTCGCGCTACGCGACGCCGGCGATCCCGTGGAGCTTGCCGCCCGTTACGACAGGATGGGCGCCGATGAGCTTGTACTCCTGGACATCACGGCCAGCCACGAGCGCCGCGACGTCATCCTGGAGGTCGTCGAGCGTGTCGCCGAGCAGGTGTTTATCCCGTTCACCGTCGGCGGCGGCATTCGCACGACCGATGACTTCCGCCGAATCCTGAGTGCCGGCGCCGACAAGGTGAGCGTGAACACCGCGGCAGTGGAGCGTCCCGATCTCATTACGGAGGCTGCTGAACGATTCGGCAGCCAGTGCGTCGTGATCGCCATCGACCCGAAGAGCGTGGGCACGCATTCGGACGGCACGCCCCGGTGGGAGGTCTTCACGCACGGAGGGCGGACTCCCACGGGCCTGGACGCCGTCGAGTGGGCTCGCCGCGCGGAGAAGCTCGGCGCGGGCGAGATCCTGCTGACGAGCATGGACCGCGACGGGACACAGGCCGGTTTCGACATCCCGCTGACGCGGGCTGTCGCGCGCGGCGTCTCCATCCCCGTCATCGCCTCGGGCGGAGCCGGCTCCCCGGACCACTGCGCGGAGGCCATCCTCGATGGCTGTGCCGACGCGGCCCTCGTCGCCTCCATCGTGCACGACGGGGTCTGCACGGTCGCCGACATCAAGGCTAGCATTCGGCGGCACGGCCTGCCGGCGCGGTGA